A genome region from Hevea brasiliensis isolate MT/VB/25A 57/8 chromosome 9, ASM3005281v1, whole genome shotgun sequence includes the following:
- the LOC110639260 gene encoding uncharacterized protein At5g41620 gives MRAKRGEKSGDGAAKKEERLGEKLRRGALVGKRVGLFCCTPVSLWIASPPTAHFSIIANNQEEPSFSLTKLATVVSARKLAAAFWEFQYSKMHRGVHINNHSNGAASGDPRLRRHQNRRHLFKEKGLDLAHCLVDHSRSSPDQPESAGSLRRHIAASLIQHHLSIERSNHALQPVSPASYGSSMEVAPYNPSVTPSSSLDFRGRIGESHYSLKTSTELLKVLNRIWSLEEQHASNMSLIKALKTGLDHARVRIKELLRDQQAHRHEIDDLMKQIAEDKLVRKSKEQDRLHAAIQCLRDELEDEKKLRKRSESLHRKLARELSEVKSSLSNAVKEIEKERKSRKLLEDLCDEFAKGIKDYEQEMHVLKPKSDKDWVGRADGDHLILHISESWLDERMQMRLEEAQHGFAENNSIVDKLGFEIETFLKAKWIANSKITDNKLPRECRNSMESVPLNVAGSAPQDVGDEEDSASSDSHCFELNKPSNVEFNMHGDDAVGGHIDETVKSSQTKKFASGERIRCQNPSSLQVKFKEQTAWAMASNGNEKSQLVGTEEVKTSERNQNEMSISWKSENYDAIEGANLVKVNKVDEIHGLNPNYVIDNLIRSHISSSEAGNVHHENVAGEASSSYPSRRNASPVRQWMAKLATPDLDISESSTKVPPTLKENTLKAKLLEARSKGPRAHLKLFRGSS, from the exons atgagagCCAAAAGGGGAGAGAAAAGTGGAGATGGGGCAGCCAAAAAGGAGGAAAGATTGGGAGAAAAGTTGAGGAGAGGTGCTTTGGTAGGGAAGAGGGTGGGTCTTTTTTGTTGCACTCCGGTTTCACTTTGGATTGCCTCTCCACCCACTGCGCATTTTAGCATCATTGCCAACAACCAGGAGGAGCCTTCTTTTTCTCTTACTAAGCTTGCTACTGTTGTTTCTGCTAGAAAGCTTGCTGCTGCTTTCTGGGAGTTCCAGTATTCTAAAATGCACCGGGGTGTGCATATTAATAATCACAGTAATGGTGCTGCTTCTGGTGATCCTAGGTTGCGCCGCCACCAAAACCGGCGCCATCTTTTTAAGGAGAAGGGCCTTGACCTAGCCCACTGCTTGGTTGATCATTCCCGTAGTTCTCCTGACCAG CCAGAGAGTGCAGGCAGTTTGAGGAGACATATTGCTGCATCACTAATTCAGCATCATCTATCAATTGAAAGAAGTAATCATGCTCTACAGCCTGTATCTCCTGCAAGTTATGGCAGTTCTATGGAG GTGGCACCTTATAATCCTTCAGTTACACCTTCCAGCTCATTAGACTTTAGGGGAAGGATTGGTGAGTCACACTATAGTCTTAAAACATCCACTGAACTGCTAAAAGTATTAAATAGAATCTGGAGCCTGGAAGAACAACATGCATCTAATATGTCATTGATAAAGGCATTGAAAACGGGGCTGGATCATGCTCGTGTCAGGATAAAAGAGCTTCTTCGAGATCAGCAAGCACATCGGCATGAGATAGACGATTTGATGAAACAAATTGCAGAAGATAAACTAGTTAGGAAGAGCAAGGAACAGGACCGGTTACATGCTGCAATTCAATGTCTCAGGGATGAGCTAGAAGATGAGAAGAAGTTAAGAAAACGATCTGAGAGCCTACACAGGAAATTAGCTCGAGAACTTTCTGAAGTCAAATCTTCTCTTTCTAATGCTGTTAAAGAgatagaaaaagagagaaaatcaagaaaattgTTGGAAGATCTTTGTGATGAGTTTGCTAAGGGAATTAAAGACTATGAGCAGGAAATGCATGTTCTGAAACCAAAATCTGACAAAGATTGGGTTGGAAGGGCTGATGGTGATCATTTAATTCTCCACATATCTGAATCATGGCTGGATGAGAGGATGCAGATGAGGCTAGAAGAAGCTCAGCATGGTTTTGCTGAAAACAATTCAATAGTGGACAAATTGGGTTTTGAAATAGAGACCTTCCTTAAAGCCAAGTGGATTGCTAATTCTAAGATTACTGATAACAAGTTGCCAAGGGAATGCCGGAATTCAATGGAATCTGTTCCCCTGAATGTGGCTGGGAGTGCACCTCAGGATGTCGGTGATGAAGAGGATTCTGCAAGTAGCGATTCACATTGTTTTGAGCTTAACAAACCAAGTAATGTTGAATTTAACATGCATGGAGATGATGCTGTAGGTGGACATATTGATGAAACAGTCAAATCTAGTCAAACGAAAAAGTTTGCATCTGGTGAGAGAATTAGATGTCAGAATCCATCAAGCTTGCAAGTTAAATTCAAAGAACAGACGGCTTGGGCAATGGCATCTAATGGAAACGAGAAGTCTCAGTTGGTGGGCACAGAAGAGGTAAAAACAAGTGAAAGGAATCAAAATGAAATGAGTATTTCATGGAAGTCTGAAAATTATGATGCTATTGAAGGTGCCAACCTTGTAAAAGTTAATAAAGTTGATGAGATCCATGGGCTGAACCCAAATTATGTGATTGATAACTTAATAAGAAGTCATATTTCATCATCAGAAGCTGGGAATGTGCATCATGAAAATGTTGCAGGTGAGGCTTCCTCCAGTTACCCATCCCGGAGAAATGCTAGTCCAGTTAGACAGTGGATGGCAAAACTCGCAACCCCAGATCTGGACATTTCTGAGTCTTCCACTAAAGTGCCTCCAACGTTGAAGGAAAATACTTTGAAGGCAAAGCTTCTAGAAGCACGATCAAAGGGGCCGCGTGCACATTTAAAATTATTCAGAGGTTCCTCTTAA